CACGGTCCTTGGTATTTTGACGGATAACCAAGACAACAACAAAGCCAAGGAGAATGCCGAAGCGACGCTGCTGCGTCACCCCGAAATCAAGTGCATGGTGGGGCTGTGGAGTGCCAATACACCGATGATCCTGGCCGCCTTGCGAAGTAGTGAGCGTTTAGGGGACGTCGCCGTCGTCGGGTTTGACGAACATCCCGATACGCTCAATGGGATCGCCGAGGGAAATGTCTATGGAACGGTGGTTCAGAATCCTTATGCGTTCGGTTATCGCAGCGTTCAGTGGTTGACCATGTTGGCCAAGGGACAGGCCGTCGACGTACCCGAGAGTTCACTGATCTACATCCCGCACCGCCGGATCACCGAAGACAATGTGCAGCAATTTCGCAACGAAGTCGCCCGAATGAAAAAAGGCGAAGGTCCTTTGCTGGCACCCGACTTGGACCTTAGCGGCGATGGCGTCCGATTGGCGTACATCACCAACAGCACGGATCCTTTCTGGACGTTGGCCGAAGACGGGTGCGAGCGTGCGGCGGGACAATTCGGATGCGACGTGGATGTCCAGATGCCGTCGGCCGGTACCATCGAAGAACAGAAACGCTTTTTAGAATCCAATGTCGCCAATCAGTTGGACGGGATCGCAATCAGCCCGATTGATCCGGAAAACCAAGTCCAAATGATCAATGAGGCTTGTGATGCGACCACGGTGATCTGCCAAGACAGCGATGCGCCGAAATCAAAACGCCAGTTCTACTTGGGGACCAGCAACTACATGGCCGGACGCGAGGCGGGCAAACTGATCAAGGAGATCGTTCCCGACGGCGGTGAAATCATGTTGTTCGTCGGCAAACTGGAAGTCCTGAACGCTCAGGAACGCAGCCAAGGCATCATCGACGAATTGGCGGATAAACCGATTCCCGCTGCCCTGCAGACGCCGTGACTAGACCGACCGACAGCGGTCACTTTGGCTGGCCGATTGACGCGTGAAACAAGCCGGTTGTGAAACCGACGCCCACAGCCACACGTTGACCGCAAGCGGCGGAATTTTGTAGCGTCGCTCCGTTGCCGGATGACGGTTGGGATGCCGTCGTCGGATTCTTCTTGGGCGGTGCGGCTGGATGATATCGGAACGACGGACGATCGATCGACGCCGCCGTGTGTTGTATTCGGCGCAAAAAATCGACGAGGGCGTGTATGCACCGCCCGGCAATGCGGCATCCAGGCGGTTGCGGGAAGCCCGCCGCCCGGCGACCGCTTACGGATCTCATGTGAATCGGCGATTGCGTGGCCGGTGGTTTTCACTGGTGCCCATCAAACGCCGGTCGATGATCGCGTTGGGGGCAGCCGTCATGTCGGTGGTGTCCCTGCTTGCGGTGATGCACTACTTGGCACTTGCCTGGCCGGCTTTGGCATCACGACCCGACTTGGCCCGGCCGTTTCGACTGGACCGCGGCGACAGTTTTGGACGTTGGACCGTGACGATGGCCTATGCGTTGACGGCCGGATCATCACTGTTGGTCTATCAACTGCGACGATATCGAAATGATGATTATCGTGGGCACTACCGGTTGTGGCGCATCGTATTGCTGACCAGTCTGATCGCCAGTCTACAGTCGGCCACGGATCTGGTTTCTTGGGGCGGCGGCTTGATCGACGCCTTGTTCGGGTCGCGGGTGGCACTGTCAGGCGGCGACTGGCTTCGGATTCTGCTGACCTTCGGCGGCGTAGTGTTTGCTTTGCGACTTTTGGTCGAAGTCTCGCGATGCAAGGCGGCGCTTGCGATGATGGCCGCCGGTTGGGTCGCTTTTGCGATTCCAATTGCGGCACGGTGGAATTTGATTGAGAACGATTCGGTGTTCCGCGCGTGGTTGGTAACGTCGTGTCCGAACTGGGCATGCGGTTGCTTTGGCGTGTCGGTGATGGCCTATCTGCGAGTGCTGTTGCGTGAGGTGCGTGATCTGGAAGCGGAGCCAACGCCGTTCGATTCTCTGCACTCGATGACGCAACGCTGGAAACAGCAGCGTGCGGAAAAACAGGCATTCAAAGAGGCCGAGCGGAACGAACGCGAGGAAGCGGCAAAACAAAAACGAGACCAAAAAGCCGAAGAACGTCGCCTGCGTTTGGAGGCCAAGCGAGCTGGCAAACGTACCGCTGTTGCAAAGTCCGAAACGGAATCGGAATCCGATTCCGAAACACCCGCGTCCGCCAAGACGCCAACCACCCGAAACCGGACACGAGCCGGGCGAACCGACCAGCCCGGCGACGAATCGGAAGATGAATACATCGCCGAGGCAAAGGATTCCAAGTCGGCGAAGAAGCGATCTGGATGGGGTTTGAAAGGTTGGCGAAAACGATCGGCCAAGTCTGCGGATCCGGAATCGACGGTCGGCAATCCAGATGATGAATCGGATCACGAAACCGCATCGCAGGAAGCCGCCGACGAAACGGGACAAACCAAACCCAAGCGAGGTTGGGGATGGTCGCGAAAGAAAGCGGCCAAGTCCTCCGACCAAGATAACACCGGTAACGCCAACGAGCGGACAGCTGATGACGATGACGTCGCGACCGAGGCAAGTGATTCCGACGCCCCGCCCCGGAAAAAGTCGCGTGGGCTGAAGGGATGGTTTGGTGGACGCAAGAACAAAACGAAAACCGGTGATGGCGACGGTCCCGATGCGGACGAGGGCGACCAGCAAAAGCGTCCGTCATCGGAATCCCACGGCGACGACCGTTCGGTCGACGACGGGGTGGATGATTTTGGTTCCGAAGACGTCATCGACGAACAGGACATCGATTGGTCCAGCTTAAGCAAGGCGGAACGTCGGCGGATGCGCAAACAGCTGAAACGACGCGGACGCGCCGCGTAACGGTTTCCAAACCAGCTGTCTGACGCGGTGGCGGGGACACTCTTGCAAGCTTCCCCGGTGGCGTTCGATCGTCAGCCCTAACTGATCTTGGCAAGCCAGACGCATAGCGAACCAAGCGGGAAAAAACGGTCTCCGGCAACCGGTGGTTCATCAGCCGGCCAAACATCGGCTATCTTTCGCGACAGATTTGTCGCAACATTCCCTTGGCCGATTTCAAAATTCATGCGTACCAGGTTCGCCCCCAGCCCGACCGGCTATCTGCACATTGGTGGTGTTCGCACCGCACTGTTCAACTGGTTGCTGGCCCGCCAGTCTGGCGGACAGTTCATCCTGCGAATTGACGACACCGACGCCGGACGAAACGTCAACGAAGCGATTCAACCGATCCTGGACGGCTTTCGTTGGCTTGGCATGGATTGGGACGAGGGTCCGGAAGTCGGCGGTCCCCATGAACCGTACTATCAATCCCAACGGGCGGAACGTCATCGCCAGGCTGCGGAACAGTTGCTGGCATCCGGCCATGCCTATCGTGATTTTTCGCGCCCCGAAGAATTGCAGCAACAACGTGAGGCGGCCCAAAAAGAAGGCAAGCCCTTCATTTATGACCGTCGTTGGATGGCCGCCGACGATGCGGCGGCGGCAGCATTCGAAGCCGAAGGACGCACGGCGGTGGTGCGGCTGAAAATGCCTCGTGAGGGCCAGTGCGTGATCAACGATTTGATACGCGGCGAAGTGGTGGTCGATTGGGCCAGCGAACAGGATCACGTGATCCAGCGCGCCGATGGCAGCTGTCTGTATCACTTGGCCAACGTCGTGGACGACCATGACTTTGAAATCACTCACGTCGTCCGGGCTGCCGAACACTTGCCCAACACGGCACGACAGGTCTTCATTTTGGAAAGCCTGGGCTATCCGCGACCGCAATACGCGCACTTGCCCTATGTGGCCGAACCCGGTGGGACCGCCAAATTGAGCAAACGCAAACTGGATAAGTACACCAAGAACAAGGGCTTTGCGGATCTACTGAATCATGGACGTCAGATCGCCGACGCCTGTTCCATCGCGACCGACGCCGACACCTTCAATCCGGTGATCGTGGATTTCTATCGCGAGATCGGTTTTTTGCCGTCGGCCGTGCTGAATTACCTGTTGCTGTTGGGCTGGTCGCTTGACGGTGAAACGGAAAAATTCGACCGCCAGCAGATGATCGACCAATTCACGCTGGACCGAGTCAACAAAGCACCCGCATCGTTCGATCCGCAAAAGCTGGTGGCTTTCCAGGCCGACGCGTTCGCCGCACTTTCGATCGACGACCGCTTGCAGCAAGTCGCACCGTTTGCGATTGCAGCCGGATTTGTCGATTCAGACGACGATCCGTTGCTGAAGACCGTGGTACAAGCAGCCGATGATCGCTTGAAGATCGCCGGCGATATTGTCCAGTTCGGCTACTGCTTCACCGATGACTACACGGTTGATCAAAAAGCGTTCGAAAAACGTGTGGTCAATGCGGAGGGGGCGGCCGAGCGGCTGGCAAAGTTAAAAGAGGACTTTCTGGACGCTGATGCATTCGATCACGACACCATCGCGGAAATCGTCAAAGCGTTCTGCGACCGTGAATCCATCAAGCTGAAAGACATCATCCACTCGCTCCGTTTGGCCACCACCGGCCAGCCCGGTGGTTTTGGCATGTTTGAAACGCTGGCCATTCTCGGTCAAGAACGTACGTGCAGCCGAATGGATGCCGCGATCGCCAAGGCATCAGCCTAGGCATTCGGCCCCCTGAACCTGATTGGCGGGCGGATCTGTTTTCCGCCGGAACGACTGGCACAGGGCGGATCACAAAGGTTGGACGGGCCTGATAAACTGAATCGTTGGAATGATGGATCCCACAAGGGACCGCTAACCTCGTCGTCTGTGTTGGACCGAAATGATGTCGACCAAGCAATTGAAACTGTTCGTACCCGCATCCCTGCTTTGCGGCCTGGCCGTTCTGGTGACAGGTTGTCGCGAGACTCCACCGACGACGTTTGACCCAAATTTTGTCCACGCGATGAAGTATCAGATCCGTGAGGAGATCCCGATGGATCAGCCCATGGATGATACGTTTTGGATTCTGACCGAAATGTTCGGCACGCCGGACCAGCCCAAGTTGCCCGCATTTGTGGCTGAGGAAGAAGATTTTGCTTCGCTGGTGTCGATGGACAACCTGATGAAAGCGTCAGGCGATCCCGGAACACCGGGCCGAGGTCTTTATCAAAAGCATTGTGCCACGTGTCACGGTGTCAGCGGCGACGGTCGTGGTGCGACCAGCAGCGTCGTGGTGCCCTACCCCCGTGATTATCGCAAGGGCGTGTTCAAGTTCACGTCGACCCCGCGCGGTGTGAAGCCGCTGCGGGAAGACCTGGCGCGATTGATCCGGAACGGAATCGAGGGCACCGCCATGGTCAAAATCAACGAACTGACCGAGGAAGATGTTCAAGCACTGACCGACTATGTCATCTATCTGTCTTGGCGTGGCGAACTGGAACGCAGCATCATCGATGAAGCCGTCTTGTCGGGTGACTGGGCGTTCGACGAAGGCGATCGAATCATCGTCCCTGAAGACCGCGATCTTGGCGAACCGCCGGCCGGGCTAAGCGACGAACAGCTGGACGAATTCGAAACCCGCGTCGAAAACTTTGAATATGGCTGGGAACTTGCCGAGGAACTGGCGATGGACATTGCGGATTCTTGGTTGGAAGCCGAGGACGAAGTCGTCGAAGTCCCTGAGCCACCCAGTGATTTTCCGGTCACCGATAGCTACGAGGAATACGTTCAGGTCAAGAACAGCGATCAATCCGCCGCGTTGGCCGACAGCGTACAACGAGGTCGCGAGGTCTTCCTGGGCAAGATTGCTGCCTGCAGCACATGTCACGGAAAGACCGGTCAGGGTGATGGCCAAACCACCGACTACGATGACTGGACCAAGGATTGGACGCTGAAGATTGGGCTGAAGCCTGACGATCGTGATTCACTGATTCCCTTGTTGGCACGCGGGGCCCTGGCACCGGTGAACGCGAAGCCGCGAAACTTCTCGACCGGTGTTTTCCACGGCGGCGAATCGGCCAGCGATCTGTACCTTCGCATCACCCAAGGGATTGACGGCACGCCCATGCCCGCGGCAACTTTCGTCGATGGCGAATTCGAAGAGGTTGATGTATGGCACTTGATCAACTTCATTCGGTCATTGGAAGACCAGGCACAGATGGAATCGCAAACGCCGACGGAAGATCCTCAGGCGGAAGCGCCCACGGCTTAGCACCGGCGCAGAACGCGATTGGCCTGCCCCGGTCACCGGCCGAATCACCCTGGCGTGTCTGGTCCAGGGCCAGGGTGCTGATGGTCCGGGCCAATGTGTCTTCGGTGGGCCTTGTGCCGCGAATCTGCGGAAATGCTATTGGCTGTGAATTTGCCCCAAGACCGCGGCGTCGGGCAAACCGCCGGGAACCGGGCTGGGTGGCGAACCCGTTTCCGTGTAAATCTGTCACGTCGTGACGGGTCGCTTCTGGTGACAGCGACCCGTTGGAATGCCCCGCTTCATCTTCCAAATCAAGTCCATCGGGATGACCGAACACGCCGAAACGGAATCGCCGCGCCCACGCAAGCACTTCATCGAAACCGCGATCGATGAAGATCTTCAGGCGGGCAAATTCGAAGCCGTTCACACCCGGTTTCCACCGGAACCGAACGGGTATCTGCACATCGGTCACGCAAAAAGTATCTGCTTGAACTTCGGGCTCGCGAAAAATTACGGCGGCACCTGCAATCTGCGATTCGATGATACGAATCCCAGTAAGGAAGAAACCGAGTACGTCGAATCAATCCAGGAGGATGTCCGTTGGCTGGGGTTTCAGTGGGACGAACTGCATTATGCCAGCGATTATTTCGAACAGCTGTACGAATGGGCCGAGCGGCTGATCGAAAAGGGCAAAGCGTATGTCTGTGAATTGTCGGCGGAACAAACCCGCGAGTACCGCGGGACGCTGACCGAACCGGGGAAGAACAGCCCGTACCGAGATCGCGACCCGAAAGAAAACTTGGATCTGTTTCGGCGAATGAAGGCGGGGGAATTCCCCGACGGTTCGAAAACCCTGCGCGCCAAGATCGACATGGCGTCACCCAACTTGAACCTTCGCGATCCGGTCATGTACCGCATCATGAAAGCCCATCACCATCGCACGGGTGACCGGTGGTGCATTTACCCGATGTACGACTGGGCTCACGGTCAAAGCGATTCTATCGAAGGGATTTCGTTTTCCATTTGTACGTTGGAATTTGAAAACCATCGACCGCTGTACGATTGGTACTGTGACAGCCTTGAAATTCATCACCCGCGACAAATTGAATTCGCACGCTTGAATCTGACTTACACGGTCATGAGCAAGCGGAAACTGTTGCAACTGGTCAAAGAGAAACATGTCGGTGGCTGGGATGATCCACGCATGCCAACGATCAGCGGTTTGCGGCGACGTGGGTACACGCCCGAATCGATCCGAAATTTTTGTGCCGATGTTGGCGTTGCAAAGTTCAACAGCACCATCGATGTCGTGCGTTTGGAAAACTCGATCCGCGAACATCTGAATCGGGTTGCTCCGCGACGGATGGCCGTCATGGATCCGATCAAGTTGACCATCACCAATTGGCCGAAAGACAAGGTTGAAATGTGTTCGGTGATCAACAACCCCGAAGACGAATCGGCCGGTAAGCGTGAAGTGCCCTTCAGCGGTCACTTGCTGATACAGCAGGAAGACTTTCGCGAAGAAGCGCCCCGGAAATTCTTTCGACTTAAGAAAGGCGGCGCGGTGCGTTTGCGCGGGGCATTCATCATCGATTGTCACGATGTGGTCAAAGATGATGACGGAAATGTCATCGAGATTCTGTGTACCTATGATCCGGAAACCCGATCCGGCCAAGATCAATCAGGGCGCAAGGTCAAAGGAACGATTCACTGGGTCAGTGCGGATCATGCGAGCGAAATCGAGGTGCGTGACTATGACCGGCTATTCGGTGTGGAAAATCCGGATGCAGCGGAGGAAGGCAAGACTTTTTTGGACTACCTGAATCCCGAATCTTTGACGGTTCGCACGGCGTTTGTGGAACCCGCTCTGGCCGAGGCTCAAATCGGTGATCGAGTCCAGTTTGAACGCGTCGGATACTTCGTCGTCGATTCCGATAGCAAGCCCGGGAGCCTGGTCATGAATCGCATCGTCGGATTACGTGACACCTGGGGCAAGATGGAAGCCAAGGGAAAGGCGAACTAAACGCCAAGCCGACAAAGCATCCGGCATCGGTAAGCCGGATGAAAGGAAAAGCCCTCCGTGGCTAATGGACCGGCGACGCGTCGACGACAACGCGGACGGCGTGGCCGATCCGTCCGTTTTATCGCCGACGCGATCGAAGCCGGTCGAAATACCGTGACGGTCGCGACCGAGTTGGTCTGTCGCGCCGACGACGGCGTGTCAAAGATGCGTCGAAAGCCATCGCAATGGATCTGATCGACATCGAAGCTGAGGGGGACAAAAGGAAATCCCGCCCGGGTGACCGGTCAGCCACCGGAGCGAGATGAATTTGCGTGAGCCGAAACAGCGGACTAGCTGTTCTCGGCAACCGCGGATTCGTCCTTTGCTGCGGTTTCGGTTTCACCTTCGCCCGCATCATCCAACGGTGCCGCGTAACCGCCGGCGGCCAGCACTTTCTGTTTGATCTCGTCTCGCACGTCCGGGTTTTCGATCAAAAAGTTTCGTGCCTTTTCTTTGCCCTGTCCCAAGTAGGTTTCACCGTACTTGAACCATGATCCGCTGCGGTTGACCACTTTGTGAGTGGTTCCCAGGTCCAGCAGGTCGCCTTCGAAGCTGATGCCGTTGCTGTGCATCATGTCGAATTCGGCCACGCGGAACGGCGGCGCGACCTTGTTCTTTACGATCTTGGCGCGAACCCGTTGGCCGACCTGTTCTTCGCCGTCTTTCAATGATCCGATGCGTCGGACATCGATTCGGCAACTGCAGTAGAATTTCAGGGCACGACCGCCGGGGGTGGTTTCTGGGCTGCCGAACATCACACCGACCTTTTCACGGATCTGGTTGATGAACACCACGGCCGATTTGCTCTTGGCGATCGCACCGGTCAGCTTACGCATCGACTGGCTCATCAGCCGAGCTTGCAAGCCGACGTGACTGTCACCGATTTCACCTTCCAATTCCGCCTTCGGAACCAAAGCGGCGACCGAGTCGACGATGATCACGTCGACCGCATTGCTTTTGACCAGCATTTCGCAAATTTGCATCGCTTCTTCGCCGCTGCTGGGTTGGCTGACCAGCAGGCTGTCCAGTTCGACGCCCAGCTTTTTGGCCCAACTAGGATCGAACGCGTGTTCGGCGTCGATGATCGCTGCGATGCCGCCGGTCTTTTGCGCTTCCGCACCGATGTGCAGCGCCAGTGTTGTTTTACCGCTGGATTCCGGCCCAAACACTTCAATGATCCGCCCACGCGGGATTCCCTGGCCGCCCAAGGCCATGTCCAAACTTAAGCTTCCCGTGGGGATCCCGGCGACTTGAAGATGCTGTGACGCACCCAGCGGCATGATCGCACCTTCACCGAAGGTCTTTTCGATCTGTTGCAGCGTGGTCTTCAGCCCCGGCTCCTTTTCCAAAACCGTCTTCATGCCGGGATCCAATTTCACACCCTTGGACGCAGCAGCGGTCGCAGTTCTCGGTTTCTTGGCCATTCCCTTTTTTCCTTCCCGTGTGATTCGGTTGTTCTAGCCCCGGCAATGCCCCTGTGTGACGTGCCGGATCTGGCGGGTGGTGAACAGAAATATCGTATCGATTGGGCCGCACTTCGACAACCAACAAACGACAGATTTTCCACAGGCGAATTCTCGGCTCTTGCCGCTCGTTTCGCCGACAGGAGTATCTTTCGCGACCGCCGTGACAAGTCTGGTCACGAGCGTGAAAAAGTCGGGATGCGTTTGTCGCCACGACGCCAAAATCGAGGACCTGAAAACGATCCCCAGGTCCGACGTGCCGCCGTCCGGTCCCGCCATAGCACGTCGACGGCGACCATGGGGCGGTTTCAAAAAACGCACCTGACTGTGGAAGTGTGATGATTATTCGGTGTGGGGGCCAAAGGTCCAGAAAAAAGTCGTCGGTCATACCCTGGCGCGGCGGATCGTCGAGCTTGGTCGGGCAGCCAGTCACCGCGACTGGATGCCGCAGTTAACGCCTCGCCACGATCTGAAATGTGACAAATCCGCACGGATGACGACGTACGACTCGGCCATGCTGGTTTGACGACATGTTTTTCAGCGATCGGGAAAACTTTAACGACGCCCAAGGTGAATCACTGTCAAAGTCTTGCCTCCCGCCGATGGGAGACTCGGAACAGATCGGACAAGTCGGATTCGGGTGGTCGGCCAAGGGTGTCGAACCAAAGGCGACTTGCCAACTTGACAGGAGGTGGATGGTGAAACGCTTTTGGAAAACATCAGTTTTGGCCGCGATTGCGTGCCTGTGTTCCCCCGCGTTGGTGACAGCCGACACGTGCGGCGGTTGCGACCCGTTCGGAGTGATGGGATGCGACCAGGCGTGCGACGACTTTGGCTGTGACGCATACGGGTGCGATGCAGGCTGTGATTCACTGGGATGCGATCCTTGTGGATGCCTGGCATCGTTGAAACGCTGTCTACGCCCCAGCGATCATTGCTTTGATGATTTCATCAGCCCGATGATCGACTTCGTCCACTTCGAAGACCCGCGGAATTTGACCGAGTTGCGTCCGATCTTCGTGACTCATCAGTTCCCCGGAACGCTGGGGCCCAACAATATTCCGGCCGGTGGCAGCGCACAGTTGTTCGCGTTGCAATTTCGCATTGCACTGACCGAGCGGCTTAGTTTGATCGCGGTCAAAGACGGCTACATCATCGACAGCAGCGAAGGTGCGCTGGACAGCTTGGTGCTCGATTCAGGGTGGGCCGACGTGACGGCGGGTCTGAAGTACAACCTGATTCGCAATACGCGGACGGGCACGCTGCTTTCAGGCGGATTCACCTACGAGATCCCCATGGGTAGCGAAAAAGCCGCCCAAGCCGTTGGCGATGGTGAATTCCATTTCTTCGTTTCCGGTGGTCAACGCTTCTTGGACGGCCAAGCCCACTGGCTTACCTCGTTCGGTTGGCAATTGCCGGTGGACCAATCGGTCCAAAGCACCACCGTGCACTGGAACAATCACTTTGACGTGAAGCTGACCGATCGCGTTTACCTGTTTACCGAAAATTCTTGGTGGCACTGGGTGGACGAAGCCGAAGTCGGCTTGCCGCTGGGCGTATCCGGTCAAGACCTTCTGAATCTGTCGGCCACGGATGTCGAAGGCAACGACTTGGTGACCCACAACGTCGGGATGAAGTACAAGCCCAGCCGTAACATTGAAGCCGGTGTCGCTTATGAGTTCCCGCTGACGGAATTCAAGGATGTCATCGAGAATCGTGTCATGTTGGATTTGATCTTCCGCTACTAACATCCGCGACCGATCCCGACGCCGGCTGCCAAAACTAGATGTCATGCCGGCGGGGGTGATCTGAAGCGAGCCAAAAGCGAAAAAGGCCCGGCAACATCTAAGTTGTCGGGCCTTTTCGCGTGTTTGAGCGCCGCAGTCGACAGACCCACGCCAGAATCTGCCAACCGCCCCATGGACAATCAAACGGCCGAACCGATTGACCAAACCGCCGGAATGGTCAGTCGAATCAGCGAAGCAGGTGCACCGGTTTTGATTAGCCGTTGATGGGCATCTCTACGGATCGGTCCGGCAAGGCGATGCAGAATACCGATCCACTGAAATCACTTTCTTGCAGCCATATGCGGCCGCCGTGTTGCTGCGTGATCTTTCGGCACGCGGCCAAGCCCAGCCCGTGGCCCGGGTATTCGTCGTTGGAATACAGTCGTTTCAACGGAACGAAGATGTCTTCCGATTCATGAATCGGGATGCCGATGCCGTTGTCCGAAACGGTCAACAGCCACTGTCCCGATTTCGATTCTGCTCGGACATCAATCAACGGTGTCTCTGCTTCGCAAAACTTGATGGCATTGGACAACAGGTTTTGGATCAACTGAATCAAGTTGGAACGGTCACCCCAAATCGTGGGTAAATCGCCGTAACGGATCTTTGCGCCGGAGTCTTGGATCGAATCGACCAAGCGTTCCGTCGCAATCGCAACGGCTTCGTTCATGTCGACCCAGCCCAGCGTTTCCTGGTCTTCATCCACTTGGGTCTGATGAAGCAATTGATGTACCATCATGCGAAGATCATTGGCCGTGTCGGCGGATCGGGACACCAATGATCGTGACCGGACCGAACCGTCATCGGCCATGTCGACCAAAGCCGTCCGCAGCGTCCGTTCGATATCCTCCAGTGGCGTTTTCAGCTCCGAAGTCGCCATCCCGACCAGGTCTTCGAGCTCCTGACGCGTGCGAGACAGGCGGCGACGTAGGTCGGCATGTTCGATCGCACGCTGAATGGCTGAATGAAGCCGTACTTTGTCCAGTCGCTTCTTGGCAAAATAGTCAAACGCGCCCGATTTGATCGCCGTGGCGGCAACCTCCTCGTCACCTTCCCCGGTCAACATGATCACCGGGATACCGCTGGGTGTGATTTTCTGCAGCGTGGCGATCCCGTCGGCATCGGGCAGACGATAGTCCAGCAAGACGCAATCGGGGTTTTGTTTTTGGCAGTGGTCCAGACCCTGACGTGCGGAATCGGCCGACAGGATCTGAAAATCTGATCCCAGCAAGCGAACGATCTGTTCCCGGTCCAGCGAATCGTCGTCGATCACCACGATTCGTCGGTGCGTGAATTCCATAGAAGTTTCTCAGGTTCCGTCCAGCTTTTCCGGCGGGAATTCGACGACCCGCCAGTAGTGATCCAGCATATTGATCAAGTTCATGAAGTCCTTGCCGGCGCGGGACTTCACCATATAGCCGGCAATCTGCTCGTCGTACGCTGCAATCTTATCGGCGTCATCATCCGATGTTGTCAACACAAATACGATGGTTCCCTTTAGTGACCCATCGGCGCGGATTTCGCGTAGGAATCCAATGCCATCCAAGCGGGGGAGGTTCAAGTCGAGCAGTACCAAGTAGGGATGACTGATCGCACTCGCCGCGTTGCCCCGAAGGACTTCCAGGGCTTCCATCCCATCACAAACACGGTGCGTCGGATTGGCAATCTTGGCTTTGCGAAACGCTCTGCCGATCGCCTCCGCATCGATGTCGTCGTCTTCGACCAATAAGATTTGGACTGCCGAGTATGGGTTTTCGTTTACCGCGTTCATCCTGCATGATCCTGTTCGATTGGTTCCAACGGCCACGTGAATTGAATCACAGTGCCCCGCGGTTGGTTGCTGTCGATACTGACGGCTCCACCTTCGGTTTCAATGATTCGTTGAACGATTGCCAGACCGACGCCACTGCCTTCGACTTCATCACGAGGCCGCAGCGTCTGGAAGATTTTAAAGGCACGCTGCCGCAGTTCAGGGGCGATACCAGGGCCATCATCGGCGACGGAAAACTGGACGAATCGGTCGTCGTCCGGGCAGTGCTGGCAGCAGACCTGGATCGTTCCCGATTCTCGGTCATGGTGTTTGACGGCGTTGGAAATTAGGTTCCGCAAAACGGTTTCCAACGGCGTGCGACGCGTCGTCATTTGTTCGATTTGAATTTTCGAATCGATCGTGAATTCCTTGGGCACTGCTAAGAAATCAATGACACCGCGGACCACTTTCGATATCGATACG
The DNA window shown above is from Crateriforma spongiae and carries:
- a CDS encoding substrate-binding domain-containing protein yields the protein MRSNVLWNSSRLPILACVLAGFVFLAISGCGSSKQPTASEKERFPLQAGRYTVLGILTDNQDNNKAKENAEATLLRHPEIKCMVGLWSANTPMILAALRSSERLGDVAVVGFDEHPDTLNGIAEGNVYGTVVQNPYAFGYRSVQWLTMLAKGQAVDVPESSLIYIPHRRITEDNVQQFRNEVARMKKGEGPLLAPDLDLSGDGVRLAYITNSTDPFWTLAEDGCERAAGQFGCDVDVQMPSAGTIEEQKRFLESNVANQLDGIAISPIDPENQVQMINEACDATTVICQDSDAPKSKRQFYLGTSNYMAGREAGKLIKEIVPDGGEIMLFVGKLEVLNAQERSQGIIDELADKPIPAALQTP
- the gltX gene encoding glutamate--tRNA ligase codes for the protein MRTRFAPSPTGYLHIGGVRTALFNWLLARQSGGQFILRIDDTDAGRNVNEAIQPILDGFRWLGMDWDEGPEVGGPHEPYYQSQRAERHRQAAEQLLASGHAYRDFSRPEELQQQREAAQKEGKPFIYDRRWMAADDAAAAAFEAEGRTAVVRLKMPREGQCVINDLIRGEVVVDWASEQDHVIQRADGSCLYHLANVVDDHDFEITHVVRAAEHLPNTARQVFILESLGYPRPQYAHLPYVAEPGGTAKLSKRKLDKYTKNKGFADLLNHGRQIADACSIATDADTFNPVIVDFYREIGFLPSAVLNYLLLLGWSLDGETEKFDRQQMIDQFTLDRVNKAPASFDPQKLVAFQADAFAALSIDDRLQQVAPFAIAAGFVDSDDDPLLKTVVQAADDRLKIAGDIVQFGYCFTDDYTVDQKAFEKRVVNAEGAAERLAKLKEDFLDADAFDHDTIAEIVKAFCDRESIKLKDIIHSLRLATTGQPGGFGMFETLAILGQERTCSRMDAAIAKASA
- a CDS encoding c-type cytochrome; protein product: MSTKQLKLFVPASLLCGLAVLVTGCRETPPTTFDPNFVHAMKYQIREEIPMDQPMDDTFWILTEMFGTPDQPKLPAFVAEEEDFASLVSMDNLMKASGDPGTPGRGLYQKHCATCHGVSGDGRGATSSVVVPYPRDYRKGVFKFTSTPRGVKPLREDLARLIRNGIEGTAMVKINELTEEDVQALTDYVIYLSWRGELERSIIDEAVLSGDWAFDEGDRIIVPEDRDLGEPPAGLSDEQLDEFETRVENFEYGWELAEELAMDIADSWLEAEDEVVEVPEPPSDFPVTDSYEEYVQVKNSDQSAALADSVQRGREVFLGKIAACSTCHGKTGQGDGQTTDYDDWTKDWTLKIGLKPDDRDSLIPLLARGALAPVNAKPRNFSTGVFHGGESASDLYLRITQGIDGTPMPAATFVDGEFEEVDVWHLINFIRSLEDQAQMESQTPTEDPQAEAPTA
- a CDS encoding glutamine--tRNA ligase/YqeY domain fusion protein, translated to MTEHAETESPRPRKHFIETAIDEDLQAGKFEAVHTRFPPEPNGYLHIGHAKSICLNFGLAKNYGGTCNLRFDDTNPSKEETEYVESIQEDVRWLGFQWDELHYASDYFEQLYEWAERLIEKGKAYVCELSAEQTREYRGTLTEPGKNSPYRDRDPKENLDLFRRMKAGEFPDGSKTLRAKIDMASPNLNLRDPVMYRIMKAHHHRTGDRWCIYPMYDWAHGQSDSIEGISFSICTLEFENHRPLYDWYCDSLEIHHPRQIEFARLNLTYTVMSKRKLLQLVKEKHVGGWDDPRMPTISGLRRRGYTPESIRNFCADVGVAKFNSTIDVVRLENSIREHLNRVAPRRMAVMDPIKLTITNWPKDKVEMCSVINNPEDESAGKREVPFSGHLLIQQEDFREEAPRKFFRLKKGGAVRLRGAFIIDCHDVVKDDDGNVIEILCTYDPETRSGQDQSGRKVKGTIHWVSADHASEIEVRDYDRLFGVENPDAAEEGKTFLDYLNPESLTVRTAFVEPALAEAQIGDRVQFERVGYFVVDSDSKPGSLVMNRIVGLRDTWGKMEAKGKAN